The proteins below are encoded in one region of Hordeum vulgare subsp. vulgare chromosome 3H, MorexV3_pseudomolecules_assembly, whole genome shotgun sequence:
- the LOC123445559 gene encoding probable NAD kinase 1, whose product MPLGEPAHQDAAQLAQQPDSRFRSLNPGPIPIPAAPSSRSLLDKVSDQTVDLDLTASHQSENGSISTVSSTVSSVESEKAAYEFLAQTPIKSTDKHLVEFSEAMRTVAKALRQVAEGKAAAQAEAAEWKRKYELETAQKQQTRIKDCGTCTDDNLGKMASQLSLEAPASDQTGCCGNHGICSHEVLQDEVPEPNARPSLSMVGRKASFRLSWGCNGNKNGQHKHDFVSFEKGDITTAERSSKQILLKWESRPQTVLFITKPNSNSVRVLCAEMVRWLKEHKNINVFVEPWVSKELLTDDSNHTVQTWDNDDDKKMLHKKVDLIVTLGGDGTVLWAASLFKGPVPPVVAFAMGSLGFMTPFQSEKYRHYLDNVLKGPFSITLRNRLQCHVIRDAAKDELVTEDPILVLNEVTIDRGISSYLTYLECYCDSSFVTCVQGDGLIISTTSGSTAYSLAAGGSMVHPQVPGILFTPICPHSLSFRPLILPEYVTLRIQVPYNSRGHAWASFDGKDRKQLAPGDALICSISPWPVPTACLVDSTTDFLRSIHEGLHWNLRKTQSLDGPRD is encoded by the exons ATGCCGCTCGGCGAGCCCGCCCACCAG GACGCGGCCCAGCTCGCGCAGCAGCCGGACTCGAGGTTCCGGAGCCTCAACCCGGGGCCGATACCCATCCCGGCGGCGCCCAGCTCCAGATCGCTGCTCGACAAG GTTTCTGATCAAACAGTAGATCTGGATCTCACAGCCTCACATCAAAGTGAAAATGGCTCCATCTCTACAGTTAGCTCTACTGTTAGTTCAGTGGAATCAGAGAAAGCAGCTTATGAATTCCTTGCTCAAACTCCTATCAAGTCAACCGATAAACACCTTGTGGAGTTTTCAGAGGCTATGAGAA CTGTTGCAAAAGCACTGCGACAAGTTGCTGAAGGGAAGGCTGCTGCTCAAGCAGAGGCGGCAGAGTGGAAACGGAAATACGAGTTAGAGACGGCGCAAAAGCAACAAACCAGAATCAAAG ACTGTGGCACTTGTACTGATGATAACCTAGGGAAAATGGCCAGCCAACTATCACTTGAGGCACCTGCATCTGATCAAACAGGATGTTGTGGAAACCATGGGATATGTTCACATGAGGTTCTCCAGGATGAAGTTCCTGAACCTAACGCAAGACCTAGTCTCAGTATGGTGGGAAGAAAGGCATCATTTAGACTTTCATGGGGATGCAATGGGAACAAAAACGGCCagcacaagcatgactttgtttcCTTTGAAAAAGGAGACATTACAACCGCAGAGCGCAGCAGTAAACAG ATCTTGCTGAAGTGGGAATCCCGGCCACAAACAGTGCTTTTCATAACCAAACCTAACTCCAACTCTGTTCGTGTTCTCTGTGCTGAAATGGTCAG ATGGCTTAAAGAGCACAAAAATATTAATGTCTTTGTGGAACCCTGGGTTAGCAAGGAACTTCTAACAGACGATTCTAACCACACAGTGCAAACATGGGATAATG ATGACGACAAAAAGATGTTGCACAAGAAGGTTGACCTCATTGTAACTCTTGGCGGTGATGGAACTGTTCTATGG GCGGCATCATTGTTCAAAGGACCAGTTCCTCCAGTTGTTGCTTTCGCCATGGGATCGCTGGGTTTCATGACACCTTTCC AAAGCGAGAAATACCGTCATTATTTGGACAACGTGCTGAAGGGGCCTTTTAGCATAACGCTGAGAAACCGTCTCCAGTGTCATGTAATCCGGGACGCAGCCAAGGACGAGCTCGTGACTGAGGATCCAATCCTAGTACTGAACGAAGTTACAATCGACCGCGGAATATCATCCTACCTTACCTACCTTGAGTGCTACTGCGACAGTTCATTCGTCACATGTGTACAAGGGGATGGACTCATCATATCAACGACATCAGGAAGCACAGCATATTCGTTAGCGGCCGGAGGGTCCATGGTTCACCCACAG GTCCCCGGCATCCTGTTCACGCCGATCTGCCCCCACTCGCTGTCGTTCAGGCCGCTGATCCTGCCGGAGTACGTGACGCTGCGCATCCAAGTGCCGTATAACAGCCGGGGCCACGCGTGGGCGTCCTTCGACGGCAAGGACCGGAAGCAGCTGGCCCCCGGCGACGCGCTCATCTGCAGCATCTCCCCCTGGCCCGTGCCGACGGCGTGCCTCGTCGACTCCACCACCGACTTCCTCCGCAGCATCCACGAGGGCCTCCACTGGAACCTCAGGAAGACGCAGTCGCTCGACGGCCCACGCGACTGA
- the LOC123445561 gene encoding probably inactive leucine-rich repeat receptor-like protein kinase At3g28040: MAAPTTVLLLLLLVSSCAVGAYADALPEPVNEEVLGLVVFRSALTDPSGALAAWAESDATPCGWPHVECDPATSRVLRLALDGLGLSSASGVPRGLDRLPRLQSLSLARNNLSGALRPGLSLLPSLRLLDLSRNALSGALPDDLPLLASLRYLDLSSNALSGPLPMSFPPALRFLVISGNRLSGDVPAGLSGSPLLLHLNVSGNELSGVPDFASALWSLSRLRTLDLSRNRLSGPVAAGVGALHNLKTLDLSANRFSGAVPEDIGLCPHLAAVDLSGNAFDGELPESMARLASLVRLSASSNRLSGDVPAWLGGLAALQRLDLSDNALTGALPDSLGDLKDLSYLGLSKNRLAGSVPVAMSGCTRLAELHLRGNQLTGSIPDALFDVGLETLDMSSNALTGVLPSGSTRLAETLQWLDLSGNQLTGGIPAEMALFFNLRYLNLSRNDLRTQLPPELGLLRNLTVLDLRSSGLYGPVPGDLCDSGSLAVLQLDGNSLAGPIPDNIGKCSSLYLLSMGHNSLTGPIPAGMGELKKLEILRLEDNNLTGEIPQQLGGLESLLAVNISHNRLVGRLPASGVFQSLDASALEGNLGVCSPLVAEPCVMNVPKPLVLDPNEYTHGGNTNDSDLAANGDGSAGEAVPRKRRFLSVSAMVAICAALSIVLGVVVIALLNVSARRRRGVGGGSADGLFQGKELELESSIVSGSSTKSSKLAATGKMVTFGPGSSLRTEDFVGGADALLSKATEIGLGGAFGTTYRASVGEGRVVAVKKLSTTSVVESRDEFDREARVLGKARHPNLMPLKGYYWTPQLQLLVTDYAPHGSLEARLHGKDGGGAFPPLTWAERFRVVAGTARGLAYLHQSFRPPVIHYNLKPSNILLDSRCNPLIADFGLARLLRKPKQQQQQPEGNGVGAMGSCRFMQSAAMGYAAPELACSSLRVNEKCDVYGFGVLVLELVTGRRAVEYGEDDVAVLTDQVRVALEQGAGGDDDDAAAERVVDPALRGEFPEEEALPVLKLGVVCTSQIPSNRPSMAEVVQILQVIRAPSLPGCTAQLF; encoded by the exons ATGGCGGCTCCGaccacggtgctcctcctcctgctcctggtGTCCTCCTGCGCCGTCGGGGCGTACGCGGACGCGCTGCCGGAGCCGGTGAACGAGGAGGTGCTGGGGCTGGTGGTGTTCCGCTCCGCCCTGACGGACCCCTCCGGCGCGCTCGCCGCGTGGGCCGAGTCGGACGCCACGCCGTGCGGCTGGCCGCACGTCGAGTGCGACCCGGCCACCTCCCGCGTGCTCCGCCTCGCGCTCGACGGCCTCGGCCTCTCCTCCGCCTCCGGCGTCCCCCGCGGCCTCGACCGCCTCCCGCGGCTCCAGTCGCTCTCCCTCGCCCGCAACAACCTCTCCGGCGCCCTCCGCCCCGgcctctccctcctcccctccctccgccTCCTCGACCTCTCCCGAAACGCGCTCTCCGGCGCCCTCCCCGACGACCTCCCGCTCCTCGCCTCCCTCCGCTACCTCGACCTTTCCTCCAATGCCCTCTCCGGCCCGCTCCCGATGTCCTTCCCTCCCGCGCTGCGCTTCTTAGTGATCTCTGGCAACCGGCTCTCCGGCGACGTGCCGGCCGGGCTGTCCGGGAGCCCGCTGTTGCTCCACCTCAACGTCTCCGGGAACGAGCTCTCCGGCGTGCCCGACTTCGCCAGCGCGCTCTGGTCGCTCTCGCGCCTGCGCACGCTCGACCTGTCCCGCAACCGCCTCTCCGGCCCAGTGGCGGCCGGCGTCGGCGCGCTGCACAACCTCAAGACCCTCGACCTCAGCGCCAACCGCTTCTCCGGCGCCGTCCCCGAGGACATCGGCCTCTGCCCGCACCTCGCCGCCGTCGACCTCAGCGGCAACGCGTTCGACGGCGAGCTCCCGGAGTCCATGGCGCGCCTCGCCTCGCTCGTGCGCCTCTCCGCGTCATCCAACCGCCTTTCTGGCGACGTGCCCGCGTGGCTCGGCGGCCTGGCCGCGCTGCAGAGACTCGATTTGTCGGACAACGCGCtcaccggcgccctgccggactcGCTGGGCGACCTCAAGGACCTCAGCTACCTCGGCCTCTCCAAGAACCGGCTCGCCGGCTCCGTCCCGGTGGCAATGTCCGGCTGCACTAGGCTCGCCGAGCTGCACCTGAGGGGTAACCAGCTCACCGGCAGCATCCCCGACGCCCTGTTCGACGTTGGGCTCGAGACGCTGGACATGTCGTCCAACGCGCTCACGGGCGTCCTGCCGTCGGGGTCGACCAGGCTGGCCGAGACGCTGCAGTGGCTCGACCTCTCCGGCAACCAGCTCACCGGCGGCATCCCGGCTGAGATGGCGCTCTTCTTCAACCTCCGGTATCTCAACCTCTCCCGCAACGACCTCCGCACGCAGCTGCCGCCGGAGCTCGGCCTGCTACGCAACCTCACGGTGCTCGACCTCCGCAGCAGCGGCCTGTATGGGCCCGTGCCCGGCGACCTCTGCGATTCCGGCAGCCTCGCCGTGCTCCAGCTCGACGGCAATTCTCTCGCTGGCCCCATCCCCGACAACATCGGAAAATGCTCCTCTCTCTACCTACT GAGCATGGGGCACAACAGCCTGACGGGACCGATACCCGCGGGCATGGGGGAGCTGAAGAAGCTGGAGATTCTACGGCTGGAAGACAACAACCTCACCGGCGAGATACCGCAGCAGCTGGGCGGGCTGGAGAGCCTCCTGGCGGTGAACATCTCGCACAACCGGCTCGTCGGGAGGCTGCCGGCGTCCGGCGTGTTCCAGAGCCTGGACGCGAGCGCGTTGGAGGGCAACCTCGGCGTGTGCAGCCCGCTGGTGGCCGAGCCGTGCGTGATGAACGTGCCCAAGCCACTGGTGCTCGACCCCAACGAGTACACGCACGGCGGCAACACTAACGACAGTGATCTCGCGGCGAACGGCGACGGTAGCGCCGGGGAGGCGGTGCCGAGGAAACGGCGGTTCCTAAGCGTGTCCGCTATGGTGGCAATCTGCGCGGCGCTGTCCATCGTCCTCGGAGTCGTGGTGATCGCCCTGCTCAACGTGTCGGCGCGGCGGCGGAGGGGTGTCGGAGGCGGCTCCGCCGATGGGCTGTTCCAGGGgaaggagctggagctggagagCAGCATCGTGTCCGGCAGCTCGACCAAGTCGAGCAAGCTCGCCGCCACGGGGAAGATGGTGACGTTCGGGCCGGGGAGCAGCCTCCGCACGGAGGACTTCGTGGGCGGCGCGGACGCGCTGCTGAGCAAGGCGACGGAGATTGGGCTCGGCGGCGCGTTCGGCACCACGTACCGTGCGTCGGTGGGCGAGGGGCGCGTGGTCGCCGTGAAGAAGCTGTCGACGACGAGCGTGGTGGAGTCCCGCGACGAGTTCGACAGGGAGGCGCGCGTGCTGGGCAAGGCGCGGCACCCGAACCTGATGCCGCTCAAGGGGTACTACTGGACGCCGCAGCTGCAGCTGCTCGTCACCGACTACGCGCCGCACGGCAGCCTGGAGGCGCGACTCCACGGCAAGGACGGCGGCGGGGCGTTCCCGCCGCTGACGTGGGCGGAGCGGTTCAGGGTGGTGGCCGGCACGGCGAGGGGCCTGGCGTACCTGCACCAGTCGTTCCGGCCGCCGGTGATCCACTACAACCTGAAGCCGAGCAACATCCTGCTGGACTCCCGGTGCAACCCGCTGATCGCCGACTTCGGGCTGGCGCGGCTGCTCCGGAAgccgaagcagcagcagcagcagccggagGGCAACGGCGTGGGCGCGATGGGCAGCTGCCGGTTCATGCAGAGCGCGGCCATGGGGTACGCGGCGCCGGAGCTGGCGTGCAGCAGCCTGCGCGTGAACGAGAAGTgcgacgtgtacgggttcggcgtGCTGGTGCTGGAGCTGGTGACGGGGCGGCGCGCCGTGGAGTACGGCGAGGACGACGTGGCCGTGCTGACGGACCAGGTGCGGGTGGCGCTGGAGCAGGGGGCCGGCGGGGACGACGACGACGCGGCGGCGGAGCGCGTGGTGGACCCGGCCCTGCGCGGCGAGTTCccggaggaggaggcgctgcCGGTGCTGAAGCTGGGCGTGGTGTGCACGTCGCAGATCCCGTCGAACCGGCCGTCCATGGCGGAGGTGGTCCAGATCCTGCAGGTCATCAGGGCCCCATCGCTGCCCGGATGCACGGCGCAGCTTTTCTGA